In the genome of Candidatus Margulisiibacteriota bacterium, the window GGTGCGCCTTTAAGTACATTTTCTTCAACCGCTCGCGCGAGACGGAAGTATAGATCTGCGTCGTCGCAATATCAGCGTGCCCCAGCATTTCCTGGACCGAGCGGAGGTCCGCCCCTTTCTCCAACAGATGGGTGGCAAAAGAATGGCGGAGGGTGTGGGGAGAAGTCTTCGACTTGACCCCGCTCCGTTTGACATATTTTTTCAGGACCAACCACAACCCCTGCCGGCTCAACCGCTCGCCGTTCTTGTCAAGGAAGAGGGCAACTTTATCTTTGATCGGGAACTGCGGCCGCCCGGCTTCCAGATAATGTTTGAGGGCGTCGAGCGCTATCTGGCCGATCGGCACCACCCGCTCCTTCGACCCTTTGCCAAAACAGCGGACAAAAGAGACCTCCAGATTGATGTCGTCCAGGTTCAGGCCGATGATCTCCGAAGCGCGCATCCCGCTGGCG includes:
- the xerD gene encoding site-specific tyrosine recombinase XerD is translated as MGVRATVKDFISYIQIERGYAVNTIKAYYRDLDHFVRFTRPKELLEIDREVIKKYIDYLSNHGFSAASLERKMACLKSFFHYLIGEGKVATDPTGDFHLPKKAKRLPKALTINEAARLVSSPRGNDPWALRDAALLELLYASGMRASEIIGLNLDDINLEVSFVRCFGKGSKERVVPIGQIALDALKHYLEAGRPQFPIKDKVALFLDKNGERLSRQGLWLVLKKYVKRSGVKSKTSPHTLRHSFATHLLEKGADLRSVQEMLGHADIATTQIYTSVSRERLKKMYLKAHPRA